The DNA region AAGGCGGTGAGCAGTTCGATGGCCGACTTGGGGTCGAGGCCGCCGACCGTGCAGGGCCGCACGTCCGGGATGCCGGTGAGCGGCCCCCGGGCCACGCCCACCACCAGGGCGTCGGGGTTGTCCGGGAGCAGCGGGTCGACCTGTTCGGCGTCGACGGCGTCGTCGAGCAGCAGCAGCGCCCGGCGGCCGGTGAAGGCGGTGCGGACCAGGGCGGTCAGCTCGTCCTCGGCGGCGCCCGGGGGCTCCTCGACGCCGAGCGCGGCGAGCAGCTCCCGGGCGGCGCGGGCGGTGGGGACGGGGTCGCCGCCGGGCTCGGTGAGCCGGGTCCGGAAGACCCCGTCGGGGTAGTCGGCGGCGAGCCCGCCGACCAGCTCCTCGGCGAGCGCGGTCCGCCCCGAGCCGGGCTTGCCCGCGATCAGCAGGACCCGGGCGCGGGGGGCCTTGCGGCCGGTGAGAGTGTCGAGGCCGGTGCGTTCGATGTCGGCCCGCAGCGCCTTCAACTCCCGCTGGCGACCGTAGAACCGCGAGGCGCCGACCTCCCCCAGGCTCCGTCCGGGGGGACCCCCAACCGCCTGATCCGTCACGGGCCACTCTCCCGTCCACCTGCGCACGACCATCCCGCGGGGGGCTCCGCACGGGCGATCACGAGCGTAGTTCAGGCCACGGCACGGATCCGGCGGAGCGCGGCGGACGGATCGCCCGATCGGATCAGTGGATTGTCGGACCGGCGGCGGGCGAAGGGTGCGGGGCGGGATCCCCCGCCCCTCCCCCGTACCGCCCGCTCGTACCGGCTACGCCTCGAACGGCCGGGCCGGCCACTCCGCGTCCGCCGGGCGCAGCGCGTCCAGGCCGTCGCCGGTGCGGGCCGCCATCAGCGAGAGCACGCCGACCACCAGGCAGTTGTTGTGCAGCTCGCCCGCGAGCACACCGCGGACCAGCTCGGCCAGCGGGACCCGGGCGAACTCCATGTCGGCCTCCTCGTCGGAGACCTCGTACCGCTCCCCCTCCGCCTCGGCGAGGTCGCGGGCCAGGAAGATCCGGACGGCCTCGTCGCAGCCGCCGGGCGTGGTGTAGACGTCGGTGAGGACCCGCCAGTCCTCCGCCTTGACGTGGGCCTCCTCGTACAGCTCGCGCTGGGCGGCGTGCAGCGGGTTCTCACCGGGCACGTCGAGCAGTCCGGCCGGGATCTCCCACAGCTTCTGCTTCACCGGGTGCCGGTACTGCTTGAGCAGCAGCACCCGGTCCTGCTCGTCGAGGGCGACGACCGCGACCGAGCCGGGGTGGACCTGGTAGTCGCGGCGGGCGACCGTGCCGTCCGGCATGACCACGTCGTCCGTGCGGACACTCGTCTTGTTGCCCTTGAAGGGGGTGGTGGTGGCGACGACCTGCCACTCCTCCGGGGTGTCCTGCACCTGCATCAGTAGTCCTCCCACATGACCGCGTCGTGACCGCGTACGAAAGCCGGGGTACGCGTCCCGTGAGGGACCCGTACCCCGGCAACGTTAACGCCCGTGGACTACTGGGCCGGCTTGCCCGTCTTGCGCTCGACGGCCGCCTTCACCAGGCCCGCGAACAGCGGGTGCGGGCGGGTCGGGCGGGACTTGAGCTCCGGGTGCGCCTGGGTGGCGACCAGGTAGGGGTGCACGTCCTTCGGGTACTCGACGAACTCGACGAGCTTGTTGTCCGGGGAGGTGCCGGAGAAGACCAGGCCGGCCTTCTTCTCCAGCTCCGCGCGGTACGCGTTGTTCACCTCGTAGCGGTGCCGGTGGCGCTCCTCGACGTACGGCTCGTCCGCGTAGGTCTCGCGGACCACCGAGCCCTCGGCGAGCTTGGCCGGGTAGAGGCCCAGGCGCATCGTTCCGCCCAGGTCGCCGGCGCCCTCGACGTACGCCAGCTGCTCCTCCATCGTCGAGACGACGGGGTGCGCGGTGGCCGGGTCGAACTCGGTGGAGTTGGCCTCGGGGATGTCGGCCAGGTTGCGGGCGGCCTCGATCACGATGCACTGCAGGCCCAGGCAGATGCCGAGCAGCGGCACCTTGTTCTCGCGGGCGTAGCGGATCGCGCCGACCTTGCCGGCCACGCCGCGGTCGCCGAAGCCGCCGGGGACGAGGATCGCGTCGCAGTCGCCGAGCTGCTGCTCGGCGCCGGCCGGGGTCTTGCAGTCGTCGGAGGTGACCCACTTGACCTTGACCCGGGCCTTGTTGGCGAAGCCGCCGGCGCGCATGGCCTCGGTCACCGACAGATAGGCGTCGGGCAGGTCGATGTACTTGCCGACGAGCGCGACGGTGACCTCGTGGTCGGGGTTGTGGACGCGGTCCAGGAGGTCCTCCCAGACGGTCCAGTCCACGTCGCGGAAGGGCAGGTCGAGCTTGCGGACGACATAGGCGTCCAGGCCCTCGGTGTGCAGCACCTTCGGGATGTCGTAGATCGACGGGGCGTCGATGGCGGCGACCACGGCGGCCTCGTCGACGTCGCACATCAGCGAGATCTTGCGCTTGATGGCGGTCGGGACCTCGCGGTCGGCGCGCAGCACGATCGCGTCGGGCTGGATGCCGATGTTGCGCAGGGCGGCGACGGAGTGCTGGGTCGGCTTGGTCTTCAGCTCGCCGGACGGGCCGATGTAGGGCAGCAGCGAGATGTGCACGACGAAGACGTTGTCGCGGCCGACCTCGTGGCGGACCTGGCGGACGGTCTCCAGGAACGGCAGCGACTCGATGTCGCCGACCGTGCCGCCGACCTCGGTGATGACGACGTCGACGTCGTCGGTCGCCATGCGCCGGATCCGGGACTTGATCTCGTTGGTGATGTGCGGGATGACCTGCACGGTGTCGCCGAGGTACTCGCCGCGCCGCTCCTTGGCGATGACCTGCGAGTAGACCTGGCCGGTGGTGACGTTGGCCGAGCCGTCGAGGTCGACGTCGAGGAAGCGCTCGTAGTGGCCGATGTCCAGGTCGGTCTCGGCGCCGTCGTTGGTGACGAACACCTCGCCGTGCTGGAAGGGGTTCATCGTGCCCGGGTCGACGTTCAGGTACGGGTCGAGCTTCTGCATCGTGACCCGCAGGCCCCGGGCCTTGAGGAGCGCACCCAGGCTGGAGGCGGTCAGGCCCTTGCCGAGGGAGGAGGCGACACCCCCGGTGACGAAGATGTGCTTGGTCGTCGTGGTGTTGGGCGGCATCGCCAAGAGGGGGCTCCCGTGGTCGCGTTCTGGAAGTGCGTACCGGCGTCCCCTCCGGAAGAATCGGGGGGTGCCGTCGCTGCGGTTTCGGGGTCCTCAGCTGTCGCCGTTTCCCACCGGTCCACGGGGTACCAGGGTATCAGCGACATCGGGAGACCGCTTCCGGCCACACGCGGCAGTCGGGTGCACACGGTCGGCGACACAGCCGGGCCGAGGTGGGGCGGGCACAGTGCAAGGAGGGTTTTCGGTCGAGGTCAAGACCCATTCACCCGATCGGCTCAGCGCCGTTGCAAGATCGGCGCCGCCGGTCACTAGGGTGCGTCGTATCCTGCTCGGACACGCGCTGCCGAGCCGGACCGGCACGGCACCACCCCCGCCAAGTCACCGGTACGAAGAGCTCGTCAACGATCCCTTGACCGCTGACCGTAACCGTCGCCCCGTGGGGCGGACGTGGCCGTTCGATCTGGAGTGAAGCACGTGGCCGGGCGCATCGAGGATTACGCACTCATCGGAGACATGCAGACCGCCGCCCTGGTCTGCCGGGACGGCAGTGTCGACTGGCTCTGCCTGCCCCGCTTCGATTCCCACGCAGTCTTCGCGGGACTGCTCGGGACCGAGGAACACGGCTTCTGGCGGGTCGGCCCCGCGGTCCCCGAGGGCGCGCCCGCGGCCCCCGCCGACCGGCGCCGCTACCGGGGCGACTCGCTCGTCCTGGAGTCCGAGTGGGACACCCCGCGCGGCACGGTCCGGGTGACCGATTTCATGCCCCCGCGCGACGGGGCGCCGCAGCTGATCCGGATCGTCGAGGGAGTCAGCGGCCGGGTGCGGATGCGTTCCTCGCTGCGGATGCGGTTCAGTTACGGGCGGGTCGTGCCCTGGGTGCACAAGGTGGGCGAGCGGACGGTCGCCGTCGCAGGGCCGGACTCGGTGTGGCTGGACGCCGACGCCGAGACGCACGGCAAGGACCTCACCACGTACTCCGAGTTCACCGTCACGCCCGGTGACCGGATCACCTTCACGCTCTCCTGGCAGCCCTCGCACAAGGAGCCGCCGCCGCTGCCGGACCCGGAGGGCTCGCTGGAGGCGACCGTCGAGTTCTGGCGCGAGTGGGTGGAGCACTGCACGTACCACGGCCCCTACCGGGAGGCGGTGGTCCGCTCGCTGATCACCCTGAAGGCGCTGACGTACGCGCCGACCGGCGGGATCGTGGCCGCGCCGACCACCTCGCTTCCGGAGGAGATCGGCGGCGTACGGAACTGGGACTACCGCTACACCTGGCTGCGGGACGCGGCGATCACCCTCTCCTCGATGCTGCGCACCGGCTACCGCGAGGAGGCCCGCGCCTGGCGGGACTGGCTGCTCCGCGCGGTGGCCGGCGACCCGGAGAACCTGCAGATCATGTACGGCATCGCCGGCGAGCGGGAGCTCGGCGAGGCGGAGCTGGACTGGCTGCCGGGGTACGAGAACTCCGGCCCGGTCCGGGTCGGCAACGGCGCGGCGAACCAGCTCCAGCTGGACGTGTACGGCGAGGTCACCGAGGCCCTGCACCTGGCGCACATGACGGGCCTGTCCCGCAACGACTACGCCTCCCTCCTGCAGATCAAGCTGATCAACTACCTGGAGAAGAACTGGGACCAGCCCGACGAGGGCATCTGGGAGGTGCGCGGCCCGCGCCGCCACTTCACCCACTCCAAGGTGATGGCCTGGGTGGCGGTGGACCGCACGATCAAGCTGATCGAGTCCGGCGACGCCGACGGCCCGCTGGAGCGCTGGCGCGAGCTGCGCGACGAGATCCACCGGGACGTCTGCGAGAAGGGTTACGACAAGGAGCGCAACACCTTCACCCAGTCCTACGGCTCGCAGGAGCTGGACGCCTCGCTGCTGCTGATCCCGCAGATGGGCTTCCTGCCGCCGGACGACAAGCGCGTCATCGGCACGATCGAGGCGATCCAGCGCGAGCTGTCCACGGAGGACGGCTTCGTGCTGCGCTACCCGACGGCCGGCGAGGAGGCGGGCGTGGACGGCCTGGAGGGCGACGAGGGCGCGTTCCTCGCCTGCTCGTTCTGGCTGGCCGACGACCTGGCGATGATCGGCCGGGTCGACGAGGCCCGCAAGCTCTTCGAGAAGCTGCTCTCACTGCGCAACGACCTGGGCCTGCTCGCCGAGGAGTGGGACGCCCGGCTGCAGCGCCAGGTCGGCAACTTCCCGCAGGCCTTCAGCCACGTCCCGCTGATCGACACGGCACTGCGGCTGACGGCGAGCGGGGCGTACGGGGGCTAGCGCCGGGGCGTACGGGCTGAGGGGCGCGGCCGGGGGGCCGGACCTACGATGAGATTGTCCTGTCCCCCCTCCGTCACGAAAGGGGGGCACCCCCATGGCTCCCCGCACCATCACTCCTGACAGCGCCCTTGCGGGACTGCGCGAGGACATCGCCGGCGACGTGTACGTGCCGGGCGATCCGGGCTACGACGAGGCCAGGGTCGTCTTCAACGCGATGATCGACCGGCGCCCCGCGGTCATCGCCCAGTGCGAGACGCATGAGGACGTCATCAACGCGGTCCTGTTCGGGCAGGACGCCGGGCTGCCGATCGCGGTGCGCGGGGGCGGGCACAGTGTGGCCGGGGCCGCGCTCAACGACGGCGGGCTCGTGGTGGACCTGCGGCGGATGCACGCCGTGGTGGCCGACCCGGAGCACATGACGGTACGGGTCGCGGGCGGGGCGACGATGAGCCATCTGGACCGGGCTTGCCAGCCCTTCCATGTGGCGGTGACCGGCGGACGGGCGTCCACGACCGGGGTCGGGGGGTTCACGCTGGGCGGCGGGTCGGGCTGGCTGGAGCGGAAGTTCGGGCTCGCCTGCGACAACCTGCTGGCCGTGGAGCTGGTGACGGCCGAGGGCCATCATGTGCACGCGGACGCCGAGGAGAACGCGGAGCTGTTCTGGGCGCTGCACGGCGGCGGCGGGAACTTCGGGGTGGTCACCTCGATGACGCTGCGGGTGCACCCCCTGCCGGAGTTCTCCTTCGTGATGCTGCTGTTCCCGAAGGAGGCCGGCCCCGAGGTCGTCCGGGCCTACCGCGATCTGCTCCAGGACGCGCCGGACGAGGCCGGCGGGGGCGCGATCTATCTCAACGCGCCGCCCGAGGAGTTCATCCCCCAGGAGCTGCAGGGCACGCTGCTCGCGGGCGCCCTGGTGACCTGGGCCGGCCCGGCGTCCGAGGTCCGCGAGTTCGCGGCGCCGCTGTACGCGCTGAAGCCGTCGGTGGAGCTGCTCATGGACCTGCCGTACGCCGACTTCCAGTGCATGCTGGACGACCCGCCGGGGATGCGGAACTACTGGTCGGCGGAGTATCTGTCGGGCTTCCCGGACCCCGCCGTCGACGTGTTCTGCGCCCGTTCGGCCGGGATGATCGTGCCCTCGGGCATGCAGCACGTGCTGTTCCCGCTGGGGGGCCAGGTGGCCCGTGGCCCGGCCGACTTCCCGATCCCGTGGCGGCCGGCGGCCTGGGGTGTGCACCCCTTCGCGGTGTGGGAGGACCCGGCCGACGACGAGCGCGCGATCCAGTGGGTGCGGGACGTCCGCGCCGACGCCCAGCCGTGGTCGATCGGCGCGGTGTACCTGAACTTCACGGGCGACGAGGGCCGGCAGCGGGTGGTCGAGGGCTTCGGCGCCGAGAACTACCGGCGCCTGGCCCGGGTCAAGGCCGCCTACGACCCTGCCAACGTCTTCCGTTTCAACCACAACATCGCGCCGGCCGCCGCCTGACTCGGCCGAGGGCGTCAGGTGAGGGCGGCGATCACCTCCCGGGCGGCCCGCTCGCCCTCGGTGGCGCCGCCTTCCATGAAGCCCTGGAAGTCGTAGGAGCAGTGCTCGCCGCCGATGTGGAGATTGCCCTGGGCGGTGCCCTCGTAGCCGGCGTAGCGGTGGAGGTAGCCCACCGGCCAGTAGGAGTAGGCGCCGAGGGAGTACGGGTTCTCGTGCCAGGCGGAGAGCTGGGCGCGCCCGGTGTACGACTTCGAGGTGCCGGGGAAGAAG from Streptomyces fradiae includes:
- a CDS encoding CTP synthase, which translates into the protein MPPNTTTTKHIFVTGGVASSLGKGLTASSLGALLKARGLRVTMQKLDPYLNVDPGTMNPFQHGEVFVTNDGAETDLDIGHYERFLDVDLDGSANVTTGQVYSQVIAKERRGEYLGDTVQVIPHITNEIKSRIRRMATDDVDVVITEVGGTVGDIESLPFLETVRQVRHEVGRDNVFVVHISLLPYIGPSGELKTKPTQHSVAALRNIGIQPDAIVLRADREVPTAIKRKISLMCDVDEAAVVAAIDAPSIYDIPKVLHTEGLDAYVVRKLDLPFRDVDWTVWEDLLDRVHNPDHEVTVALVGKYIDLPDAYLSVTEAMRAGGFANKARVKVKWVTSDDCKTPAGAEQQLGDCDAILVPGGFGDRGVAGKVGAIRYARENKVPLLGICLGLQCIVIEAARNLADIPEANSTEFDPATAHPVVSTMEEQLAYVEGAGDLGGTMRLGLYPAKLAEGSVVRETYADEPYVEERHRHRYEVNNAYRAELEKKAGLVFSGTSPDNKLVEFVEYPKDVHPYLVATQAHPELKSRPTRPHPLFAGLVKAAVERKTGKPAQ
- a CDS encoding glycoside hydrolase family 15 protein; this encodes MAGRIEDYALIGDMQTAALVCRDGSVDWLCLPRFDSHAVFAGLLGTEEHGFWRVGPAVPEGAPAAPADRRRYRGDSLVLESEWDTPRGTVRVTDFMPPRDGAPQLIRIVEGVSGRVRMRSSLRMRFSYGRVVPWVHKVGERTVAVAGPDSVWLDADAETHGKDLTTYSEFTVTPGDRITFTLSWQPSHKEPPPLPDPEGSLEATVEFWREWVEHCTYHGPYREAVVRSLITLKALTYAPTGGIVAAPTTSLPEEIGGVRNWDYRYTWLRDAAITLSSMLRTGYREEARAWRDWLLRAVAGDPENLQIMYGIAGERELGEAELDWLPGYENSGPVRVGNGAANQLQLDVYGEVTEALHLAHMTGLSRNDYASLLQIKLINYLEKNWDQPDEGIWEVRGPRRHFTHSKVMAWVAVDRTIKLIESGDADGPLERWRELRDEIHRDVCEKGYDKERNTFTQSYGSQELDASLLLIPQMGFLPPDDKRVIGTIEAIQRELSTEDGFVLRYPTAGEEAGVDGLEGDEGAFLACSFWLADDLAMIGRVDEARKLFEKLLSLRNDLGLLAEEWDARLQRQVGNFPQAFSHVPLIDTALRLTASGAYGG
- a CDS encoding NUDIX hydrolase; its protein translation is MQVQDTPEEWQVVATTTPFKGNKTSVRTDDVVMPDGTVARRDYQVHPGSVAVVALDEQDRVLLLKQYRHPVKQKLWEIPAGLLDVPGENPLHAAQRELYEEAHVKAEDWRVLTDVYTTPGGCDEAVRIFLARDLAEAEGERYEVSDEEADMEFARVPLAELVRGVLAGELHNNCLVVGVLSLMAARTGDGLDALRPADAEWPARPFEA
- a CDS encoding FAD-binding protein, producing MAPRTITPDSALAGLREDIAGDVYVPGDPGYDEARVVFNAMIDRRPAVIAQCETHEDVINAVLFGQDAGLPIAVRGGGHSVAGAALNDGGLVVDLRRMHAVVADPEHMTVRVAGGATMSHLDRACQPFHVAVTGGRASTTGVGGFTLGGGSGWLERKFGLACDNLLAVELVTAEGHHVHADAEENAELFWALHGGGGNFGVVTSMTLRVHPLPEFSFVMLLFPKEAGPEVVRAYRDLLQDAPDEAGGGAIYLNAPPEEFIPQELQGTLLAGALVTWAGPASEVREFAAPLYALKPSVELLMDLPYADFQCMLDDPPGMRNYWSAEYLSGFPDPAVDVFCARSAGMIVPSGMQHVLFPLGGQVARGPADFPIPWRPAAWGVHPFAVWEDPADDERAIQWVRDVRADAQPWSIGAVYLNFTGDEGRQRVVEGFGAENYRRLARVKAAYDPANVFRFNHNIAPAAA